The genome window TCCATCATCAGGCCAGGGCGGCCAGACAGGTCCATAACTACGCGGGAAAGCGCTTCGTCCAGCGGAACATAGGCATGGCCATAACGACGGATGCCTTTCTTGTCCCCTACAGCCTGCGCGAATGCCTGCCCCAGTGTAATACCGATGTCTTCCACGGTGTGGTGGTCATCGATATGCAGATCGCCCTTGGCAACAACAGTCAGATCCACCAGCCCGTGGCGGGCAATCTGATCCATCATGTGATCAAGGAAGTGTACGCCGGTATCAAAACTGGACTGACCGGTGCCATCGAGATTGATCTCAACGGTGATCTGGGTTTCAAGGGTATTTCTTTCTACCCGAGCCTTACGTTCGGCCATGGGGACTCCGTAGCAATTAGGCGGCAAAATGCCGGAAAAATTCTATTTGCGGATTATACCTTTTCTGTCCGCCGGAGTCCCACAACCGGTTTAATCGTCCCGATAGTGAGCAGGACCTCAGAACGCTTTCTTCAGGTTGTTCATGTAGGTATCAACGAGGCTGTTGAACTCGTGTTTGATAACCGGGCTAATGGCCAGCTTCAGCAGACTTGGCAGCGGCACAGTCAGCTCTGCGCTTGTCCGGAACTTAACAGCCGTGGTGTTCTCACCTTTGGAAGTAATGACCCAGGAACCACTGACAACGCCGTTGCCTTCACCCTTTACCGGCTCCCAGGTGATCTTGCCCGCGTCTTTATCCGAATAATACTTGCAGGCGTAGATGGACTGGATGGCATGCTTATCCACACCCACTTTCTCCATCTCCCAGCGGAAGACGTTGTCTCCCAGATCAGTCAGTTTATGCACCTTCGGGAAATGACTGGCAGAACGCGGCACATCCGCCAACAACTCGAAAACTTCATCGTAGCCACCCGGAATCTCAAGGTCGCGGTTGAGTTCAATCGAAACGGTAATAGCCACAGCCAACTCCTTATTATGTTTATATGCGTTAATGTAGTCGGAAAAATATGTGCCTGCATTCTGCCCAACACTACGGCATTGTCATAGTCCTGCGCTGTTAATTTGTTAACCCTGCGTTATCCTTTCACTACTAGCGCCCGAATTCGCCCCGAATCCTGAAAGCTCGCCAGAAAAGGAAGACTGAACCATGAAAGCTGTTCGTTACGTGCTGATCGCCATTGTTGCTCTGATCATACTGGCAGTGGTGGCCGTCGCCATCGCCATGGCGGTGATCAACCCCAACGACTACAAGCCGCAGATTGAACAGGCGGTTGAAAAACAGACCAACCTCGATCTTGTTCTGGAAGGGGATATTGGCTGGTCCTTCATTCCTCTTGGCCTTGAGCTCAACAACGTGGAAGCCAACCTTGAGGGAAGCCGCTTCGTTGCTCTGGAACAGCTCGTGGCGCAGGTCGATTTCTGGTCGCTGATAGCCATGTCACCAAAGGTGGACACCTTTGTTCTGAGCGGACTGGATGCACGCCTGGAAGTGAACGAACAGGGCGA of Marinobacter sediminum contains these proteins:
- a CDS encoding SRPBCC family protein, with product MAITVSIELNRDLEIPGGYDEVFELLADVPRSASHFPKVHKLTDLGDNVFRWEMEKVGVDKHAIQSIYACKYYSDKDAGKITWEPVKGEGNGVVSGSWVITSKGENTTAVKFRTSAELTVPLPSLLKLAISPVIKHEFNSLVDTYMNNLKKAF
- the hisB gene encoding imidazoleglycerol-phosphate dehydratase HisB; the encoded protein is MAERKARVERNTLETQITVEINLDGTGQSSFDTGVHFLDHMMDQIARHGLVDLTVVAKGDLHIDDHHTVEDIGITLGQAFAQAVGDKKGIRRYGHAYVPLDEALSRVVMDLSGRPGLMMDVPYTRGSVGGFDVDLFEEFFHGFVNHALVTLHIDNLKGKNTHHQIETVFKAFGRALRMAIEMDERMAGIMPSTKGSL